Proteins from a genomic interval of Pseudodesulfovibrio nedwellii:
- a CDS encoding TlyA family RNA methyltransferase yields the protein MAKKQRADQLLAISGAVESRERAKRLIMAGKIHYMDRGQKIPVNKPGQQFFPDTEFVVPDDSRFVSRGAYKLLTAIEEFSIDFTDKIALDAGASTGGFTDCMLQHGAIRVYAVDVGYGQLHEKLRQDDRVINMERTNVRHAEPDLISESVDVIVADVSFISLTKILPACCQFLKNDGELVVLIKPQFEVGPGQTDKGVVRDESLRQETVDMVTGFCENELGLTIKGVVPSKILGPKGNQEYMAYMAKA from the coding sequence GTGGCGAAAAAACAACGGGCTGACCAACTGCTCGCCATATCTGGTGCGGTAGAAAGCAGAGAAAGAGCCAAACGACTTATCATGGCCGGGAAAATCCATTATATGGACCGAGGGCAAAAGATTCCCGTAAACAAACCCGGACAACAGTTCTTCCCTGATACGGAATTCGTTGTCCCGGACGACTCTCGTTTTGTCTCACGTGGTGCCTATAAGCTACTGACTGCTATTGAAGAATTTTCCATCGATTTCACAGATAAAATTGCTTTAGATGCAGGAGCGTCAACTGGCGGTTTTACCGACTGCATGCTTCAGCACGGCGCGATACGGGTCTACGCTGTCGATGTCGGCTATGGTCAGTTGCACGAAAAACTTAGGCAGGATGATCGGGTCATCAACATGGAACGGACTAACGTCCGCCATGCCGAGCCAGACCTTATCTCCGAGTCTGTGGATGTCATTGTAGCCGATGTATCTTTCATTTCACTGACAAAAATTCTTCCGGCCTGCTGCCAATTCCTCAAGAATGACGGAGAACTTGTCGTACTCATCAAGCCTCAGTTCGAAGTCGGCCCCGGCCAGACTGATAAAGGCGTGGTCCGAGATGAAAGTTTACGTCAAGAGACAGTAGATATGGTCACCGGATTCTGCGAAAACGAACTGGGCCTGACAATCAAGGGCGTCGTCCCCTCAAAAATCCTCGGCCCCAAAGGCAACCAAGAATATATGGCCTACATGGCCAAAGCATAA
- the thrC gene encoding threonine synthase, with translation MTADLFPTYRGHMEYFCLGCGKRFPTDELHYTCPECGGVFLLDNLLFDDLKKRSGKQWREIFDSRAASKKTALRGIFRFYELMAPVLEEEDIVYLGEGNTPVIESSPGLNQTTGMTTAYKNDGQNPSASFKDRGMACGFSYLRSLIRQNAWDQILTVCASTGDTSAAAALYASYVGGAIKSVVILPHGKVTPAQLAQPLGSGAVVLEVPGVFDDCMKVVEHLADNYRVALLNSKNAWRILGQESYAFECAQWFDWDMKNKCIFVPIGNAGNITAIMAGFLKLYELEIIADLPRIFGVQSHHADPVYRYYAVDDPKERQYEPVTVAASVAQAAMIGNPVSFPRVKYFAEKFEAIGGEDSFQVLQVTEQQIMDSMIQANMHGHIACTQGGESFAGAKRALELGLVTPEELCILDSTAHQLKFVDFQNMYFDNSFPPEFEITPDMTLANTPELVISPEEKSALSPEEYTRTTANKVVAKLGLEKK, from the coding sequence ATGACTGCCGACCTTTTTCCTACTTATCGTGGACACATGGAATACTTCTGCCTTGGCTGCGGCAAGCGATTCCCCACCGATGAACTGCATTACACATGCCCCGAATGCGGCGGCGTGTTCCTGCTCGACAACCTGCTTTTCGATGATCTGAAAAAAAGATCGGGCAAGCAGTGGAGAGAAATTTTCGACAGTCGTGCCGCTTCCAAGAAAACTGCCTTGCGCGGAATTTTCCGTTTCTATGAGCTCATGGCCCCGGTACTTGAAGAGGAAGACATCGTCTATCTAGGCGAAGGCAACACCCCTGTTATCGAATCCAGCCCGGGCCTGAATCAAACAACCGGAATGACTACCGCATACAAGAACGACGGCCAGAACCCATCTGCATCCTTCAAGGATCGCGGCATGGCATGCGGCTTTTCCTATCTCCGTTCACTCATCCGGCAGAATGCTTGGGACCAGATTCTCACGGTCTGTGCGTCCACAGGTGACACTTCGGCAGCGGCGGCTCTATATGCCTCCTATGTCGGCGGAGCCATCAAATCCGTGGTTATCCTGCCGCACGGCAAAGTGACCCCGGCACAGCTTGCCCAACCGCTCGGTTCCGGCGCAGTGGTATTAGAGGTCCCCGGCGTTTTTGACGACTGCATGAAAGTAGTCGAACATCTGGCCGACAATTACCGTGTGGCCCTGCTCAACTCCAAAAACGCATGGCGCATCCTGGGCCAGGAATCCTATGCTTTCGAATGCGCCCAGTGGTTCGATTGGGACATGAAAAACAAATGCATTTTCGTCCCCATCGGCAATGCAGGCAATATAACCGCCATCATGGCCGGCTTCCTCAAGCTATATGAATTGGAAATCATCGCCGACCTGCCACGAATTTTCGGTGTCCAGTCCCATCACGCAGATCCGGTCTACCGTTACTACGCAGTGGATGATCCCAAAGAAAGACAGTACGAGCCAGTGACCGTAGCCGCATCCGTGGCCCAGGCTGCCATGATCGGCAACCCGGTTTCCTTCCCCCGTGTAAAATATTTCGCCGAAAAATTCGAAGCTATTGGTGGCGAAGACTCCTTCCAAGTCCTTCAGGTCACGGAACAGCAAATCATGGATTCCATGATCCAGGCCAACATGCATGGACACATCGCATGCACACAAGGCGGCGAATCATTTGCCGGAGCAAAGCGCGCCTTGGAATTGGGCCTGGTTACGCCTGAAGAGCTCTGTATTCTCGATTCTACAGCCCACCAACTCAAGTTCGTGGACTTCCAAAATATGTACTTCGACAACAGTTTCCCCCCCGAATTTGAAATTACCCCCGACATGACTCTGGCAAACACGCCAGAACTGGTCATTTCCCCAGAGGAAAAAAGCGCTCTTTCTCCCGAGGAATACACCCGCACCACTGCGAACAAAGTGGTAGCAAAACTCGGTCTGGAAAAGAAATAG
- a CDS encoding rhodanese-like domain-containing protein, producing the protein MAQINMMTVDAARVFMGSRKPDSYTLLDVRQEWEYADEHIPGARLVPLVELIDHIDEIDKEKPVLAYCRSGGRSMAASALLEGQGFSDVNNLVGGMAGWNGEIAFGPMELGLIEFTGTETPAEVVLKAYAMESNLQRFYVERADMAETLERIELFMELAGFEDRHKDTLFTLYCKIVGREMDRDMFEKTAFTSIGLAAEGGVEISEFLAHHPAAFDDEEGILQLATMIEAQALDYYLRCARRAAESQTEAVLQTLAREEKAHLKLLGRYMDKREA; encoded by the coding sequence ATGGCACAGATCAATATGATGACCGTAGACGCCGCTCGAGTTTTTATGGGAAGCCGTAAGCCTGACTCCTATACATTGCTGGATGTTCGTCAGGAGTGGGAATATGCCGATGAGCATATTCCTGGAGCTCGCCTTGTCCCTTTGGTAGAACTCATTGATCATATAGATGAAATTGACAAAGAGAAACCTGTCTTAGCCTACTGCCGATCGGGCGGCCGGAGTATGGCCGCTTCGGCATTATTGGAAGGACAGGGCTTTTCCGATGTGAATAATCTCGTGGGCGGCATGGCCGGTTGGAATGGAGAGATCGCTTTTGGCCCAATGGAACTTGGGCTGATTGAGTTTACTGGGACAGAAACTCCAGCCGAGGTCGTGCTCAAGGCGTACGCCATGGAGAGTAATCTGCAACGTTTCTATGTGGAGCGAGCAGATATGGCGGAAACCCTTGAACGAATTGAATTGTTCATGGAATTGGCTGGGTTCGAAGATCGACATAAAGATACATTATTTACTCTCTACTGCAAGATTGTCGGCCGTGAGATGGACCGTGACATGTTTGAGAAAACGGCTTTTACATCAATCGGTCTGGCTGCGGAGGGAGGTGTGGAGATCAGCGAGTTCCTGGCTCATCATCCTGCCGCCTTTGACGACGAAGAAGGGATCCTGCAATTGGCGACCATGATTGAAGCGCAGGCTCTGGATTACTATTTGCGATGTGCACGGAGGGCTGCCGAGTCGCAAACTGAAGCCGTATTGCAAACTTTAGCTCGGGAAGAAAAAGCTCATTTGAAGTTATTGGGACGATATATGGATAAGCGAGAAGCCTAA
- a CDS encoding DMT family transporter translates to MIQGLIYSLISATAFAALPILVKLGYAAGMTGTVMMQYRFSYAVLFLLVFMLIKDRSLFRISRKSLAKCAFIGIIIYWTQTTCFVRALATIPASTTSLILYGYPVVVTLASVIFLKLRLNKLIVFSLCLVMAGCCLVFFDAFLREVDLIGLAYAFGAMAIFSAYLVLSQVLLKGLKPLTATFYVMLFAAIVFTLSGDFMAWFHTSGEQMLIGLALGLFPGVLAVTLLYQAIERIGCAYASIFSSVEPVITLAGAAVLLGEHVVVLQLAGMAMILIGIIVPNLRFGQPTQK, encoded by the coding sequence ATGATCCAAGGGCTTATTTACTCGTTGATTTCTGCAACGGCGTTTGCAGCCTTGCCGATTTTGGTCAAACTCGGCTACGCGGCGGGCATGACTGGAACGGTTATGATGCAATATCGCTTTTCATACGCAGTTCTCTTCCTGCTTGTGTTCATGCTGATCAAAGACCGGTCTCTCTTCAGAATCTCCAGAAAAAGTTTGGCCAAATGTGCTTTTATAGGCATCATTATTTATTGGACTCAGACAACCTGTTTTGTTCGAGCGCTGGCTACCATTCCGGCTTCAACAACTTCTCTAATCCTGTACGGCTATCCCGTAGTAGTTACCCTGGCCTCTGTCATATTCCTGAAATTACGACTGAACAAACTTATCGTCTTTTCACTTTGCTTGGTTATGGCTGGATGCTGTCTCGTCTTTTTCGATGCATTTCTACGCGAAGTTGACCTTATCGGGCTTGCTTACGCATTTGGCGCAATGGCCATTTTCTCCGCATATCTTGTCCTAAGCCAAGTGCTTCTCAAAGGTCTCAAGCCGTTGACTGCCACTTTTTATGTTATGCTCTTTGCCGCCATAGTCTTCACCTTGTCCGGCGATTTTATGGCATGGTTCCACACCTCTGGCGAACAAATGCTTATCGGTCTTGCTCTTGGATTATTTCCGGGCGTGTTGGCTGTCACTCTTCTGTATCAAGCCATTGAAAGAATCGGCTGTGCTTATGCCAGTATTTTTTCTTCCGTTGAACCAGTGATCACATTGGCGGGAGCTGCCGTTCTCCTCGGCGAACATGTCGTCGTGTTGCAATTAGCCGGCATGGCCATGATCCTTATAGGCATCATCGTCCCCAATCTCCGATTCGGCCAACCAACTCAAAAATAA
- a CDS encoding phenylacetate--CoA ligase family protein, translating into MYFDSVEAMDRAELEQLQVERLKKTIENAKKSPFYSERLADFNVNDIRTADDITKLPFTTKNDLRSQYPHGLLTKPLEDFVRMHASSGTTGTPTAIFYTQKDLDTWAELMARSMYACGCRKSDTLQNMSGYGLFTGGLGIHYGSERLGMITIPSGAGNTKRQIKLIRDHNVSVLHIIPSFALYFAQQVQEAGFKTEDMPWRIALIGAEPHTEEARAKIEEMMNIKAYNSYGLSEMNGPGVAFECIHQTGMHLWEDAYIAEIIDPKTGEHVAEGEIGELVMTTIRREGMPIIRYRTRDLTRFIPGQCECGRTHRRIDRITGRADDMMILKGVNIYPMQIEQCLMSMPEVGQNYLIELVREGVSDHMTVKVEIKEEFFVEDMRVLQGLQKKIAKTLCSEILLTPRVELCQHDSIPKTEGKAVRVIDTRDED; encoded by the coding sequence ATGTATTTCGACTCAGTAGAGGCAATGGACCGCGCCGAACTGGAACAACTCCAGGTCGAACGCCTCAAAAAGACCATTGAGAATGCCAAAAAGTCACCGTTTTATTCGGAACGTCTGGCCGACTTCAATGTCAATGACATTCGCACAGCAGATGATATCACCAAGCTGCCCTTCACCACCAAGAATGATCTTCGCAGCCAATATCCGCACGGTCTGCTGACCAAACCGTTAGAAGACTTTGTACGCATGCATGCGTCTTCCGGTACCACTGGTACACCTACCGCAATTTTCTATACTCAAAAGGATCTGGATACATGGGCCGAGCTCATGGCTCGTTCCATGTACGCTTGTGGTTGCCGCAAATCCGACACGCTCCAAAACATGTCCGGGTACGGTCTGTTCACGGGCGGACTCGGTATCCACTACGGTTCCGAACGACTGGGCATGATTACAATCCCATCTGGTGCAGGTAACACCAAGCGCCAAATCAAGCTCATTCGTGATCACAATGTTTCCGTACTACACATCATCCCGTCCTTTGCCCTATACTTTGCTCAACAAGTTCAGGAAGCAGGCTTCAAGACGGAAGATATGCCGTGGCGCATCGCCCTTATCGGTGCTGAACCGCATACGGAAGAAGCCCGCGCCAAAATTGAAGAAATGATGAACATCAAGGCATACAATTCCTACGGCCTTTCCGAAATGAACGGCCCCGGCGTTGCCTTTGAATGTATTCACCAGACCGGCATGCACCTTTGGGAAGACGCCTATATTGCCGAAATCATCGATCCCAAAACCGGCGAACATGTTGCCGAAGGTGAAATCGGTGAATTGGTCATGACCACCATCAGACGCGAAGGTATGCCTATCATTCGCTACCGGACTCGCGACCTGACCCGCTTCATTCCGGGCCAATGCGAGTGCGGCCGCACGCATCGTCGAATCGACCGTATTACAGGTCGTGCCGATGACATGATGATTTTGAAAGGCGTCAATATTTATCCCATGCAAATTGAGCAATGCCTCATGTCCATGCCCGAGGTTGGTCAGAACTACCTTATCGAACTAGTTCGCGAAGGCGTGTCCGATCACATGACGGTCAAGGTCGAAATCAAGGAAGAATTCTTTGTAGAAGATATGCGCGTCTTGCAAGGATTGCAGAAAAAAATCGCCAAAACTTTATGCAGCGAAATCCTGCTCACCCCACGCGTTGAATTATGCCAGCACGACTCCATTCCAAAAACGGAAGGCAAGGCTGTGCGAGTCATCGATACACGCGACGAGGACTAA
- a CDS encoding cobalt transporter → MPGVSAYIRELDPRLKLAIALVLGPCLWKVHAIAVVVCILFLFFIVWPLAAEQSVGFKMIRSLLVFVLFWVGIKMTLDAVSGVPVEFIVIDGLQLGARLVALLLLGLGLALSTSARSLGLAVSWALRPVIGQERAWRSALSLALMIHFLPICLETLANVKEVASRRCLGSGLSVRMRIIPLALVRNLGQKTWNQTLAVACRRLDSPRAWESDFSWCVRDGIIAVLSLTAIVVMFQI, encoded by the coding sequence ATGCCCGGTGTGTCTGCATATATTCGGGAACTTGATCCGCGCTTGAAGCTGGCTATTGCCCTTGTACTTGGTCCATGCCTGTGGAAGGTCCATGCCATTGCGGTGGTTGTATGTATTCTGTTTTTATTTTTCATTGTCTGGCCTTTGGCGGCAGAGCAGTCTGTCGGATTCAAGATGATTCGGAGCCTTTTGGTTTTTGTCCTGTTTTGGGTGGGAATCAAGATGACATTGGATGCTGTGTCCGGTGTGCCTGTGGAGTTCATAGTGATAGACGGCCTCCAGTTAGGGGCACGTTTGGTTGCATTGCTTCTGCTCGGGTTAGGACTAGCGTTATCCACATCTGCGCGTTCTCTTGGATTGGCTGTGTCTTGGGCTTTGCGGCCGGTGATTGGTCAGGAACGAGCTTGGCGCTCAGCCTTATCCCTTGCATTAATGATTCATTTTCTGCCTATTTGTTTGGAGACCCTCGCCAACGTCAAGGAAGTGGCGTCGCGGCGATGTCTTGGGTCCGGCCTGAGTGTGCGGATGCGTATTATTCCATTGGCTTTGGTCCGTAATCTTGGTCAGAAAACTTGGAATCAAACGCTGGCTGTGGCCTGTCGTCGGTTGGATTCCCCTAGAGCATGGGAATCTGATTTTTCTTGGTGTGTTCGAGATGGTATAATTGCTGTCCTTTCTCTGACAGCAATTGTCGTTATGTTCCAGATCTGA
- a CDS encoding energy-coupling factor ABC transporter ATP-binding protein, whose product MITLNALSFAYPSGGNVLSGLSMNIPKGTLLGVVGANGSGKSTLLSLMAGLYAPTGGSLIVADRVSPGSEKSIRAICRLVMQDADLQILGGTVEEDLLMGARRDEKAIAQAKYMADRFNLLSAWECPVQTLSWGMKRKLCLAAALLDDPNVLLLDEPFSGLDYPGVREMRSLIGENRQAGLTQVVSSHDLESFIDLVDGLAVLDSGKLVVTGPPESVLDSVREHGVRPPHSWAVDRVIGSWDTGNN is encoded by the coding sequence ATGATTACATTGAACGCACTCTCTTTTGCCTATCCATCCGGTGGGAATGTCCTGTCCGGTCTTTCCATGAATATTCCCAAAGGTACTCTTTTGGGGGTGGTTGGTGCTAATGGAAGCGGGAAGTCAACGCTTCTATCACTTATGGCCGGATTATATGCCCCGACTGGAGGTTCATTGATCGTTGCCGATCGTGTCAGCCCCGGTTCGGAGAAATCCATTCGCGCCATATGTCGTTTGGTCATGCAGGATGCCGATCTGCAAATTCTTGGCGGGACTGTGGAAGAAGATCTGCTCATGGGAGCTAGGCGCGATGAAAAAGCCATTGCTCAGGCCAAGTATATGGCCGACAGGTTCAATTTGCTTTCGGCATGGGAGTGCCCTGTGCAGACTCTTTCCTGGGGGATGAAGCGCAAGCTTTGTCTGGCTGCGGCATTGTTGGATGATCCGAATGTTTTACTGCTGGATGAACCCTTCAGCGGGCTGGATTATCCAGGAGTACGCGAGATGCGTTCTCTTATTGGTGAAAATCGTCAAGCCGGGTTGACACAGGTCGTGTCTTCTCATGATCTGGAAAGTTTCATTGATCTGGTGGATGGGTTGGCTGTTCTTGATAGTGGAAAGCTCGTTGTGACCGGTCCGCCTGAATCCGTACTGGATTCTGTTCGGGAGCATGGCGTTCGACCTCCGCACTCCTGGGCTGTTGATCGAGTTATTGGGTCATGGGACACGGGGAACAATTGA
- a CDS encoding flagellar brake protein, which translates to MHIESGSRIIVEYADKERMNCRYVGQSKGEFILLKVPMMPGIRERLAKGTHLQVRYLGAGRIVGFSVDVIFYQAAPVSLVFLSYPTEFVEHNLRQEDRMTCHFPATVSIDEDVYGGHISDISPGGCCIVLADASILELNDKAPVAGTFQTMDGQKPYSFTGEFMTRCEAGPLQGLGVRFQGDVTLPAGVLAFFSEMADAEEKTEKSS; encoded by the coding sequence ATGCATATTGAATCCGGTTCCCGGATTATCGTTGAATATGCGGACAAGGAGCGTATGAATTGTCGGTATGTAGGGCAGTCCAAAGGGGAATTTATTCTTCTGAAAGTGCCAATGATGCCTGGTATAAGAGAGCGTCTTGCCAAAGGGACTCATTTGCAGGTGAGATATTTGGGAGCTGGTAGAATTGTTGGATTCAGTGTGGATGTTATTTTCTATCAGGCAGCACCTGTGTCTTTGGTTTTTTTATCGTATCCCACTGAGTTTGTTGAACATAATCTTCGGCAAGAGGACCGGATGACGTGCCATTTCCCTGCCACGGTGTCCATTGATGAAGATGTGTATGGTGGGCATATCTCGGACATTAGTCCGGGTGGGTGTTGTATCGTTCTGGCTGATGCCTCCATATTGGAGTTGAATGATAAGGCCCCGGTTGCCGGAACCTTTCAGACAATGGACGGTCAGAAGCCGTATTCGTTTACGGGCGAATTTATGACCCGTTGTGAGGCTGGTCCTCTTCAAGGGCTAGGTGTTCGATTTCAGGGAGACGTGACACTTCCTGCCGGGGTGTTAGCTTTTTTTAGTGAAATGGCAGATGCGGAAGAAAAAACGGAAAAGAGTTCGTGA
- the dnaB gene encoding replicative DNA helicase, which produces MPKTPKPQRPKSGRYEVNPEEALDRASSDLVRKVPPNSLDAEQAVLGGVFQSEHMFHQLVDVITADDFYSPAHRDIFKAFTQLYDSHKPIDVVTVANQLEQDGTLDTVGGPVYLAELSDSVISASNALYHGQIVRDKCILRRLIDISSGIISNCFSSRDVNEVLDESEKEIFKIAQSKEMRGMMPSNQLITKVFEELEAKFNNKSAVTGIQTHYTEFDSMTAGLQNSDLIIIAGRPSMGKTAFALNVALRSAARSECPTAIFSLEMSMEQLMTRLLAVQSKVHLSNLRTGFLQDEDWLALQEAADVITNAPIFIDDTPALSTLELQARCRRLKAEHNLGLVVVDYLQLMRSSARPDSREQEISDISRHLKALAKELNVPVIALSQLNRKVEERTDKRPMMSDLRESGAIEQDADIIIFLYRDAAYNKSEDNPLKNHCEIIIGKQRNGPTGRCELFFQKEFTAFENMDATVYPSELPEGFHEDNN; this is translated from the coding sequence ATGCCGAAGACGCCGAAACCACAGAGGCCTAAATCAGGCCGATACGAGGTTAATCCGGAAGAGGCCTTAGATAGGGCCTCTTCCGATCTCGTACGCAAAGTCCCCCCGAACTCCCTTGATGCAGAGCAAGCCGTTCTCGGCGGCGTATTTCAATCTGAGCACATGTTCCATCAACTGGTGGATGTGATCACTGCCGACGACTTCTATTCACCGGCTCACAGGGATATTTTCAAAGCATTTACGCAGCTATATGACAGCCACAAGCCCATTGATGTGGTCACTGTTGCCAACCAGCTTGAACAGGACGGCACCCTCGATACCGTCGGCGGTCCTGTCTACCTTGCTGAGCTTTCCGATTCTGTCATCAGTGCGAGCAACGCGCTCTACCATGGCCAAATCGTACGCGACAAATGTATTCTGCGTCGCCTTATCGACATTTCAAGCGGTATTATTTCCAACTGCTTTTCTTCCCGCGATGTTAACGAAGTCCTTGACGAATCCGAAAAGGAAATCTTCAAGATCGCACAGAGCAAGGAAATGCGTGGCATGATGCCAAGCAACCAGCTCATCACTAAAGTTTTTGAAGAGTTGGAAGCAAAGTTCAACAACAAATCTGCCGTCACGGGCATCCAAACCCACTACACCGAATTCGATAGCATGACAGCCGGGTTGCAAAACTCGGACTTGATCATCATAGCGGGTCGCCCATCCATGGGTAAGACGGCCTTTGCACTGAACGTGGCACTGCGATCTGCAGCCCGTTCTGAATGCCCTACTGCCATCTTCTCTCTTGAAATGAGCATGGAACAGCTCATGACTCGTCTATTGGCCGTGCAAAGTAAGGTACATTTAAGCAACCTGCGTACTGGTTTTCTGCAAGATGAAGACTGGCTTGCCTTGCAAGAAGCAGCGGATGTCATTACAAACGCCCCGATTTTCATCGACGACACACCAGCTCTTTCTACCTTAGAACTTCAGGCCCGTTGCCGTCGTCTCAAGGCAGAGCACAACCTCGGACTGGTCGTGGTCGACTATCTCCAGCTTATGCGTTCCAGCGCACGCCCAGATTCTCGTGAGCAGGAAATCTCTGATATTTCACGCCACTTGAAGGCTCTGGCCAAAGAGTTGAACGTCCCGGTTATTGCCCTCTCTCAGCTCAACCGTAAAGTTGAAGAACGGACAGACAAACGTCCCATGATGTCTGACCTCCGTGAATCTGGGGCTATTGAACAGGACGCTGATATCATTATTTTTCTCTACCGTGATGCCGCATACAACAAGAGCGAGGATAACCCGCTCAAGAACCACTGCGAAATCATCATCGGCAAACAACGTAACGGCCCCACCGGCCGCTGCGAGCTCTTTTTCCAAAAAGAGTTCACCGCTTTCGAGAACATGGACGCTACAGTATATCCGTCCGAACTTCCCGAAGGATTTCACGAAGATAACAACTAA
- a CDS encoding DUF456 domain-containing protein: MEYVWAIFLILGLIFSQVLQLFSLPANWIAIALVSLWKYIYPDSMTWDFVIIISVVAAVAEALEFFLQARYAGKYGASTRGNIGGIVGAVAGAIFGAPFFLGLGALIGALSGAYLGCLIAEMPGRSRPEALMAAKGAFVGKALGFTVKTAIGATIVVISIPRIWP; the protein is encoded by the coding sequence ATGGAATATGTCTGGGCTATTTTCCTCATACTCGGTCTAATCTTTTCGCAGGTGCTGCAACTGTTCAGCCTGCCTGCCAATTGGATCGCCATCGCTCTGGTGTCACTGTGGAAATATATCTACCCGGATTCCATGACATGGGATTTCGTCATCATCATTTCAGTAGTGGCAGCCGTAGCCGAAGCATTGGAATTTTTCCTCCAGGCCCGATACGCCGGTAAATACGGTGCATCAACCCGAGGCAATATTGGCGGCATTGTCGGTGCCGTTGCCGGTGCAATATTTGGCGCACCATTCTTTCTCGGACTAGGTGCTCTCATTGGCGCACTGAGTGGAGCCTACCTGGGCTGTCTGATCGCCGAAATGCCCGGCCGCTCTCGTCCGGAAGCACTCATGGCCGCCAAAGGCGCCTTTGTTGGCAAAGCACTGGGCTTTACGGTCAAAACGGCCATAGGAGCCACGATAGTGGTCATCTCCATTCCCAGGATTTGGCCATAA
- a CDS encoding patatin-like phospholipase family protein produces the protein MVRKKTVSLVLGSGGARGIAHIGIIHWLEENGYVIKSITGCSMGALVGGIHAIGKLDEFEEWVRAITMTNMIGLLDLALDSNGLFKGNKIIDTLKALVGEKLIEEMDIPFTAVATDIDSAKEVWIDEGPLFDAIRASISLPLFFTPFKFHGVDLIDGGILNPVPIAPTFSDHTDITIAVNLCGKPKEGLSLSGKEEGESSMLGNAISDFTGKIKSSLPHLKNGMKTRNIVLQSFDAMQGTIARQKIAAYPPDHVLEVPRNLCMILDFDKAAPLIRYGYDLAAERLSGVLDES, from the coding sequence ATGGTACGAAAAAAAACAGTTTCTCTCGTCCTTGGCAGTGGTGGTGCTCGTGGAATTGCTCATATTGGAATTATTCATTGGCTTGAAGAAAATGGCTACGTAATTAAGTCCATAACCGGTTGCTCCATGGGGGCGTTGGTTGGTGGCATTCATGCCATTGGCAAACTTGACGAGTTTGAAGAGTGGGTGCGAGCTATTACCATGACCAATATGATTGGATTGCTTGATCTTGCACTTGATAGCAACGGGCTTTTCAAGGGTAACAAAATTATAGACACACTTAAGGCGTTGGTTGGTGAGAAGTTGATTGAGGAAATGGATATTCCGTTCACAGCTGTGGCCACGGATATCGATTCGGCGAAAGAAGTGTGGATAGATGAAGGCCCTCTTTTTGACGCCATTCGTGCATCTATTTCTTTACCCCTGTTTTTCACGCCGTTTAAGTTCCATGGTGTTGATCTTATCGATGGGGGTATTCTCAATCCAGTCCCCATTGCCCCTACTTTTAGTGATCATACAGATATTACCATTGCCGTGAATCTGTGTGGAAAACCCAAGGAAGGGCTTTCTTTGTCTGGTAAGGAAGAGGGCGAAAGCTCCATGTTGGGCAATGCCATTTCCGATTTTACGGGCAAGATCAAATCTTCGTTACCGCATCTAAAAAATGGTATGAAGACGCGTAATATTGTTTTGCAATCTTTTGATGCCATGCAAGGGACTATCGCTCGACAAAAGATTGCCGCGTATCCTCCTGATCATGTCCTAGAAGTTCCGAGAAATTTATGCATGATTCTCGATTTTGATAAAGCGGCACCGTTGATCAGATATGGGTATGACCTCGCCGCAGAGCGTTTGTCCGGTGTGCTTGATGAGTCATGA